GGGTCGTCCTGGGCGACGGCGGCGACGGCCATCCGGGCGGCGCGCCGTACGACCGGATCATCCTGACGGTCGGCGCCTGGGACGTGGCGCCGGCCTGGCGCGACCAACTCGGACGCGGCGGACGGCTCGTCCTGCCGCTGATGATCGGCGGCTCGCAGAAGTCCGTCGCGTTCGAGCGTGACGCCGACCAGCTGACGAGCGTGTCGGTCACGGAGTGCGTCTTCATGCCGCTCCGCGGGGCGTTCGCGGCCCCGCTCTCGCGCGTGGGCCTGGGCCCGGCGCCCGGGCTCAACCTCCACACGCGGGATCCCGACCGCGTGGATCCCGTCGCGGCTCACACCCTTCTGAGGGGCCCGACCTCGGACATGCCGACCGGTGTGAGCGTGACGGGTCGGGAGGTCTATGGCGGGCTGATCCTCTGGACGGCGATTCGCGAGCCCGGCTTCTGGTGGCTCGAGGTGACGGGCCCGGAGGCGGACGCGCATCTCGTGCCGCACCTCTTCGCGCTCGCGGGCAAGTATCGCAGCACGGCCGGCGTGTTCGACGGCGGGAGCGCCGGCTTCTTCATGCGCCCGCCCGGCGGCCGCGTGCCCGTCGAGGCGGAGACGGAGCCGCGGCCCTTCGAGCTCCACGTGCGGAGCTTCGGCGACGCCGGGCACCCGGCGCGCCGCCTGCTCGGCCACGCGCGGGCGTGGGATGCCGCGGGGCGCCCCGGCACCGAGGGCCTCCGCATCCGCGCGTTCCCGATCGAGGCCGCGTACGCGTCCCTCCCCCACGAGCTGGTCGTCACGAAGCGGTGGAGCCGGTTCGTGCTCGACTGGCCGGCTCAGACGGAGACGCGCGCGTCGGGCCCGAGGTAGGTGTCGAGGTAGCGCGCGGGCGTGAAGCGCTCGAGCCCGACCGATTCCGGCGCGCGCCCGGCGAAGGCGGCGCGGGGCGCGAGGCCGACCAGCTCCGCGCGGCGCACGCCGACGCCGCGACGGCGCGCCTCCTCGTCCACGCGGTCGAAGACGACCGGGATCGGGGTGCGGCGGAGGTCGAAAAGGTTCATCGACACCTGCGCGAGTCCGCGACTTTCCAGGAGCACGCCCATCGCCTGGACTCCGGGCAGGCCGCCCGACGACTCGCGGACGCTCCGGGCGATCTCGCGCGCGACCGTGAGGTCGGGGCCGTCGAGCCACACGTTGAACGCCACGAGCACCTCGCGCGCGCCGACGAGGACCGCGCCCGAGCGCTCATCGAAGCGCGCGGGGCCGGCGTCGGGGGCGCCGTCGGGCGTCGCGAGCCGCGCCGCGAGCGCCTCGTACTCGCCGCGGCGCAGGGCGCGGGGCGTGCGGCGCTCCGGGCGGGTCGCCGCGGCGCCGTAGTAGTAGACGGGCAGGCGGTGGCGCGCGGCGAGCGCGCGCCCCACGCCGCGCGCCAGGCCGACCGCGTCGTCCATGGGGACGCCGGCGAGGGGCACGAACGGGAGCACGTCGAGGGCGCCCAGCCGCGGGTGGACGCCCCGATGGCGGCGCATGTCGACGCGCTCGACGACGCTCGCGGCGAGCGCGAGCGCCGCCGCCTCGACGGCGTCGGGCGCGCCGAGGAACGTGAAGACCGAGCGGTGGTGGTCGGGGTCGGCGTGGACGTCGGCGAGCGTCACGCCCGGGACCCCCGCGATGCACGCCGCGAGCTCCTCGAGCACCGCGCGGTCGCGCCCCTCGCTCACGTTCGGGACGCACTCGACGAGGGCCCGGGCGCGCGGGGTGCCGGCGCTCACGCGTGTATACTACTCGTCGTCGCCATGCAAAGCTTTCCCGTCGGGAAACTGCGCGCGACGACGCTCCAGGCGCTGCTCGACAAGCGGCGCGTGGAGGACCCGCGCGTCGTCGTGGGGCCGAAGATCGGCGAGGACGCCGCCGTGATCGACCTGGGCGACCGCTACCTCGTCGCGACGGCCGATCCGATCACGTTCGCGACCGACGAGGTCGCGCGGTACGCCCTGCAGGTGAACGCCAACGACGTCGCGGTGCGCGGCGCCCGGCCGCGCTGGTTCCTGGCGACGGTCCTCCTGCCCGAGGGGCGGACCACCGACGACTCGGTCGAGCGGCTCTTCGCGGAGCTCCACGCGGCGTGCGAGGAGCTCGACGTGGCGCTCGTCGGCGGTCACACCGAGGTCACCCACGGCCTCGACCGGGTCGTGATCGCCGGCACGATGCTCGGCGAGGTCGCCAAGGACAAGCTCGTCACGACGGGCGGCGCGCGCGTCGGCGACGCGGTGGTGCTGACCAAGGGCGTGCCGCTCGAGGGCGCGGCGATCATCGCGCGCGAGAAGGAGGCCGAGCTCCTGGCGCGCGGGGTCCGCGCGTCGGTCATCCGGAAGGCCAAGGGGTTTCTCCGGACCCCCGGCCTCAGCGTGCTGCCCGAGGCCGAGATCGCGTGCGAGCTCGCGCCCGTGCACGCGATGCACGATCCGACCGAGGGCGGCGTCGCGACGGCGCTCCACGAGCTCGCCGAGGCGGCGGGCGTCGGGCTCCGGATCGACCGCGAGCGGCTCATGATCCTGCCCGAGGGCCGTGAGCTCTGCGCGGCCTTCGGCCTCGACCCGCTCGGCACGATCGCCTCGGGCGCGCTCCTTCTGACCCTCGCGCCCGCGGACGCCGGCGTCGTCATCCATGCGCTCGCGCGCGAGGGGATCGACTCCCACTTCATCGGCCAGGTCGTCCCGCGCGAGCAGGGCGTCGTCCTCGTCGAGGGGAGCCGCCAGGCGCCCCTGCCCGTGTTTCCGCAGGACGAGATCACGAAGCTTTTCCAGGGAGCCTAGCCCCATGCCGCAGATCGGTTACTCGCACCGTCCCGTCGCGCTGGGCCACCGCGGCATGGTCGCCGCCGCCCACCCGCTCGCGACCCTCACGGGCGTCGAGGTGCTGAAGGCCGGCGGCACGGCGGCCGACGCCGCGGTCGCCGTGAACGGCGTGCTCGCGGTGACGCAGCCGAACATGTGCGGCGTGGGCGGCGACCTCTTCTGCCTCTACTACGAGGCGGAGACCCGGCGCGTGCACTTCCTGAACGGCGCCGGGCGCTCGGGCTCGCGCGCGGGGCTCGACGCGCTCGGGCGGCGCGGGATGGACCGCCTGCCCGTCATCGGGCCGGCGACCGTGAGCGTCCCCGGCTGCGTGCGCGCGTGGGGGATGCTGCTCGAGCGCTTCGGGACGCGGCGGCTCGGCGACCTGCTCGCGCCCGCGGTCCACTACGCGGGCGACGGGTTCCCGCTCTCCTCCCTCGTGAGCCAGGCGATCGCGGAATTCGGCCCGATCACGCCCGATCCCGAGTGGCACCGCGTC
This genomic interval from Candidatus Methylomirabilota bacterium contains the following:
- a CDS encoding AIR synthase family protein, encoding MQSFPVGKLRATTLQALLDKRRVEDPRVVVGPKIGEDAAVIDLGDRYLVATADPITFATDEVARYALQVNANDVAVRGARPRWFLATVLLPEGRTTDDSVERLFAELHAACEELDVALVGGHTEVTHGLDRVVIAGTMLGEVAKDKLVTTGGARVGDAVVLTKGVPLEGAAIIAREKEAELLARGVRASVIRKAKGFLRTPGLSVLPEAEIACELAPVHAMHDPTEGGVATALHELAEAAGVGLRIDRERLMILPEGRELCAAFGLDPLGTIASGALLLTLAPADAGVVIHALAREGIDSHFIGQVVPREQGVVLVEGSRQAPLPVFPQDEITKLFQGA
- the fxlM gene encoding methyltransferase, FxLD system — its product is MSDAAHLQRALVDGLTRRGHIRSARVEAAFRAVARHAFLPGVPLDEVYRDQVVVTKKIDGEAVSSSSQPQIMAVMLEQLGLAPGQRVLEIGAGTGYNAALMAHIVGGSGEVVTVDIERDLVDAARDHLEAAGFGRVRVVLGDGGDGHPGGAPYDRIILTVGAWDVAPAWRDQLGRGGRLVLPLMIGGSQKSVAFERDADQLTSVSVTECVFMPLRGAFAAPLSRVGLGPAPGLNLHTRDPDRVDPVAAHTLLRGPTSDMPTGVSVTGREVYGGLILWTAIREPGFWWLEVTGPEADAHLVPHLFALAGKYRSTAGVFDGGSAGFFMRPPGGRVPVEAETEPRPFELHVRSFGDAGHPARRLLGHARAWDAAGRPGTEGLRIRAFPIEAAYASLPHELVVTKRWSRFVLDWPAQTETRASGPR
- the ftcD gene encoding glutamate formimidoyltransferase; amino-acid sequence: MSAGTPRARALVECVPNVSEGRDRAVLEELAACIAGVPGVTLADVHADPDHHRSVFTFLGAPDAVEAAALALAASVVERVDMRRHRGVHPRLGALDVLPFVPLAGVPMDDAVGLARGVGRALAARHRLPVYYYGAAATRPERRTPRALRRGEYEALAARLATPDGAPDAGPARFDERSGAVLVGAREVLVAFNVWLDGPDLTVAREIARSVRESSGGLPGVQAMGVLLESRGLAQVSMNLFDLRRTPIPVVFDRVDEEARRRGVGVRRAELVGLAPRAAFAGRAPESVGLERFTPARYLDTYLGPDARVSV